The Thalassotalea piscium sequence GAGGAAGTCATTAAAACGATGAAAGCTCACTGCGAATTGCCGATAATTTTTCCATTGAGTAATCCGGTAAGACAAGTAGAAGCAACACCTGAGCAAGTGATACACTGGACCGATGGCGAAGTTATTGTGGCTACAGGTAGTCCGTTTGATTCAATTGAACATAAAGGCAAAATGTATAATGTAGTTCAGTGTAATAATAGTTATATCTTTCCGGGGATTGGTTTAGGTGTTGTATCCGCTAACATCAATCGAATTACCGATGAAATGTTAATGGTTGCCAGCGAAACTCTTGCTAAAGCTTCGCCACTAGCTAATACCGGAACAGGTGACTTATTACCCCCATTAACTGAAATTGCAAATTTAAGTAAGCAAATTGCTTTTGCAATTGCTAAAGTTGCCTTTGAACAAAATTTAGCATTAGAAATTAGTGATGAAATGCTACTAGAGAAAATAGAGCAAAATTTTTGGAGCCCAGCTTACAGAGAATATCGCCGAATTAGTATTTAAATATCTTCATCGATGCCGATGTTGCTGTTTATTGTTATCGCACCAATCTACCGTTGTAGATTGATGCGTTATTCAAACCTTGAAGGTTAAAGTAGATGCTCAGATATTATTTTAGATATTTCAAGTAATGCTGTTTGCCCTGTAAATTCAAACCTAACTTGCCCTAAAGATGAAAAGTAAATTTCTAGCTCTGAGTCAAGATCAAATGTACCTGAAGTTTCAACGGAATAAGCTACAATGTTTTTATACGGCAAAGAAGTAAAGTCTTTTTTACTACCGGTAAGCCCTTGTACATTCACAGCAATAATACGTTTATTGGTAAATACCACACCATCGCGCATTGATTTATAGGCATCAATTATTTGTTCATTCTCTAGCAGTAATTCTGTTACTTTGTCTGCGTATTCAAGGTTTTGCTTGAGCTTAAAAAAACCTTTGTTGTTAAAATCTATCATAAGTTACTCCGCTGTACTTCATTATCTTAACCAGTAGAAATGATCACCTAGTTAGTGAGATTGGTATTATATAGTCGTTAAACTTATCATTAAAATCACATAATTATAAACCCCATATACTCTGGCTGAGGTTTGATAACCTTAATGCTATGTTAACCCTTAACTCAAGTTGTACTTGGGCTAAGGGTAGGCTATTTACCGTTTACAGCATGGTTATGCTAGGCTTAATCACTCTATTACTCATAAACCCTAAAGTAAAAATTCCGAACATTAGATATAGCAGGGTGTAATCTGTATCGGTTTGTTCCGTTTTAGCTTGTTCTTCAAGTTTTTGTCCTTGTACTTGTTGTGTTTGCTTGGCGAGGGTTGTGGGCGGTGTTACAGGTTGGGCAAGGGCTTGTGCCAAAGCTTGAGATAATGGCATTAAACCAAATCCTGCAGCGGTGCTGTCCATGTATTGATTAAACTTTTCGTTATCAGTTACAACGTCAAATTCTGAAGCGATTTCTGTGTAAGTTTCTACCATTTTTTTTATGGTGTTTTCATCCGCCTTCCAGTAGCCTTTACGAACGGCTTCAAGCATACGTTCAATAATTTGTGCTAAACTTTCTGCATTATGTTTTTCAAAAAATTCACGCATGTCCATTTCGTATTTATCTTCTACATAAACTTCAAAAAATTCTTGCCATTGGTCGTCACGTATCGCGTCTGGGGTCATTACTTCCCAGCCCCACATGTTATTCATTCGATCAAGTATTGCAGTGGCGCCAGCATAACCAGAGTCTTGCATTGCTTTAATCCACCGCGGATGAAAATAACGGCTGCGCATTTCTTGGTTAACAAACTGATCTAAGGTTTGCGCTTTCAGCTGATCTTTCTTTCGCAGGTTAGAGACAAACATTTCAGGCGTTTTACCGTCTAAATGCCGAACAGCTAAACCAATACCGCCAAAGTACTGAAAAGGGTCGTCATTAGTCATAAGGGCGTATAAATTAGTAGAGCGTGAAAAAATAACGCCATCAGTACCCGATAATACTTTGCTGTATAAACCGCCACCTTCTTCACCGAAGGTTTCACTGACGTTTTCACTCCAACGCTTTTCATCATGACCGTAGGCAAAGCCCATTCTATCTAAGTATAGGTTAGCGAGTTTATCGTCAGTTTCCCAAGTATCAGAGGCTAATGAACCCGCAGCTAAGCCTGTTCCATAGTTGCCAGTCTCATTAGAAAAAATACGAATAGACGATAAATAGTTAGCGTCTTCAGCGCTTTTCCCTTGGGCGAGCAGTTCACTTTTTAATGCACTGGCATTACGATAAACAAAGTTATTGTCTTCTTTCATTTTGGCCACTTTATCAATCGCTTTAGCAAGCCATAACATAACGTTTGGAAATGCATCACGATATAAACCGGTTGCCGAGATGACAACGTCTATACGAGGCCTTTTTAACTCGCTGTAAGGGATCACTTCTGTATCGATAACATTACCTTGTTTATTCCATTTAGGCTTTAATCCTAAGGCATGTAATATCTGAGCTTCTAATGCACCTTGATGGCGCATAGTTTCAAGTGACCATAAAGAGAATGCTAATTTTTCAGGATACTTTCCATGTTTTTCAACATATGCCGCAATAGTTTGATCCATTAAGGTAACGCCAGCATCGTAAGCTTCTTTTGAAGGTACTTTTGCTGGGTTGAAACCAATAAGGTTTCTTCCTGTAGGTGCGGCGTCAGGGTTTCGGATAGGATCACCGCCGTAGCTCACAGGAATATAATTTGCTTCTAATGCAGATAATAAATTACTGGTTTCAGCAATTCCGTGAAAATTATCCCAATAGCGTTTAGCTAGGCTTAAATCTGCAGTTAGTAAATCATCGAGATCGGTTAATGACTTAGGTTCATTAAGATATCTTTTAAGCAGTTGATAACCTTCAAGTGCTTCAAGATTACGGACATTACGTTGATCAAAATGTTGAGCGTCAGGTAATGTTAATTGATGTGTTTGTTCGTACGTAGCAGCTCGGTCGGTGAAGTTGTCGCCTAACATTTGCAAAATGGTTGTATAGAGGTGCTCTGTTTTTGGTAGCTCGCCAAAAGTATGAATGCCAAGGGGTTGGCTCATTTGCGCAAGCGTATTTAAGTGGTCGTGAATTTTATCAATATAACGATCAAACTCGTTTGAAAGTGTATTTTTGTCTAATGAGAGATCTTTAAGAATGCTAAGACTTTCTGCAACATTGATAATTTCTGTTTGAGTGTTTGTCTTAGTTTTTCCTTCTGCTAGCATTAAATAGTTGGTTATTTTTTCATTTAATTCAGCAATTTCGGTATAGAGTCCTGCTTTAGCGAAACCGGGCGTTAAATGGCTGATCATAGTCGCTCTTCCACGTCGTTTGGCTTGCATCGCTTCACCAACATTATCGATAATGTATGGATAAAATACAGGTAAATTTCCTAATGCCAAGCTAGGTGCGTCGTAAACCGATAAACCACGTTCTTTTCCTGTTAACCATTCTTGACTGCCATGTGTACCTAAATGAATGTATGCATCCGCTTTAAAGGTTTCACGGGCAAATAAATAGATAGCCAAGTAACTGTGGTTAATTGGTGTTTTAGTACTGTGATAAAGGTTCGCATGCTCTTTTGCATTTTCACCGCGCACACCTTGTGGTAATACGATCATATTGCCTAAATTCATGCGCGGAATAACAAAGGCTTTTATTGCTTCACCATGGAAAGTTGTGTCTCTTAGCATAGCGCTATCTTCAGGTTTGCCCCAGCGTTCGGTAATTGGGTTGGTAACAGATTCAGGCAAGCTGTTAAACCAAGCTAAGTATGTACTTAATGGCATATATTCAGCTAAGTCTTGTTCGATTAATGCTTCGGCATCTTCCCCTCGATAATAAGGTCGTAATAGTTTGCCGGCAGACTCAATTATGGCTTCATTTGACTTTAGGTTTACTTGATAGCCTTTTTCTTTCATTGCTTTAACAATATTTTCAATAGAGGCAGGCACATCTAAAAAAGCGGCACCAATATTTTTTTCACCAGGGGGGTAGTTCCAGATAAAGGTAGCCACTTTCTTATCTTTATTGTTAATGTGGGCCAAGTTTGCGTAGTTATAAGCGCGCTCAACTAACGCATTCAATTGATAGGGAATAACCTTTTTAACGCCATCAAGGTTGGCAGCAATTATAGTAGGATCGGCACTGCCGGTATCTTCAGGCATCACTAAAAAGAAAGGTGTTAATGATGGTGAAATTCCAGCATTGTCTTGTTCAAATTCTGTTTGGCTTCCTTCGGTATAATTTAATGCATGCAAGACAGGAACACCAATTTTTTCAAATTCTGCTCGTCGCTTCTCAACAAAATGCAGTGACCGATAGTTAATTAATAAGTCAACGCGTGGTTTAGCAACTTTGTCGTTATCCGTCATGAGTAAGTCGGTATAGTTTAATGCCTGATCTTCACCTTCGAAAAAATATCCAAATGCTTTTGCGCCTTTAGCTTCAAGCCCTTTGATCATTGCATCAACAATTTGCTGCTGTTGATAGTCAATTACACTACGGTGAATACCTATCGCAATAATAGGTTGGTTTTTGGTAGCGTTTAAAAAAGTAAAAAAACTGTCTTCGTCATCAGTTACTTGGTTCTTATAATCGTAATGGTAAAGGCCTACGTTAGGTGTAATAACTGGCGGGTTTACTGTTTCATCAGTTAATTTTAAAAAGTTGCTGCTTAGGTAAAGCATCATATTACGGTAATTGTGATCACCTGCATTTTGATAATAACTGCCAATAGCCTCGTGTTGCTCGCGGGGTAAACCATGGTTCATGTGTTCATTTGACAAGTCGCCTAATGAAATAACCGCAACTTGAGGAAACTGTTTAATTTTATCTTGATACTTTTTAAACATAAATTTTGAAAGTGCAGGGTTAATACCGTCTAGCATCATGAGTTTAGCTTGTGACCAAGCGAGGTTAATTTCGTCTTCAGATTTTCCTTTAGTGGAGTAGATCACTAATTCGAATGGTTGATCTTTTGCTAGTTTTTGCAGTAAATCACCTTTAGGCTTTGATGCATGTGAAGACATCATCAATAATATTTTGGGTTTGGTTGCTGATGCTGTATTTGCGGGCTCAGTTGCTTGGTTAGCACTGAAAGCTAAACTACTAGTGAAAATACTAATGAGCAAAGTGCTAATAGTAAAATTTGAGGCTATTGTGTTTAGCAGTATCTTGAAATGTTTTTTTATTGTTATCATTATTTGTTACTCGTTGTAGCTGAGCTACCTTCTTTGTCATCTTCAGGTACGTAAACAAAGCTGCCATCAGCCATCTTATAAGCAACACCAGCGCGCATTCCTTCACCCGAGCCAATATCGCCAGTTGATTTGTATTGCTTGATTTCTTTGCCTTTTTTTATGATTACTTCCATGTTTGGCTTGCCTGCATTTTTTACCACGGTGACATCATCACTCGAGAACACATTTAAGGGGTTTTGAGCAAGTGCAATTAATAAAGCAGCGATTATTACTAAGAAAACATCAACTAAATTTACAGCGCTTACGATCGGGTTTAGCTCTTCGTCGTCATCTAAAAATCGCATTACTTCAGACCTTTTAACTTTCTAATGTTGATGAGTTCGTTAGCGCACCAACGTTTTTTAACAGATGCTGGCCAAAAAGTGATTGATGAGATAACTAATCCCCAAATAACTGCCGCAAAAGCAATAATTAAGTTTTCACTGATGCCTTGAATGTTGCCATCGGCTAGCGCTTGTAGTGCAGGTCCCATGGGGATCATTGTTGCTATCAAACCTAGCATTGGTGCAATTCTTGTAACTATTCTGAGTGTTTCAAGTTGCTTTAAGGCGACAACTTCTAATTCATCGTCGCTAGCGTGTGGGTTTTTAATAAAGTAATTATGAATTGGATAGCCGTCATGAACCGTAGCTGGTGTTTTGTCAGCTTGTGATATTGCTCGAGTATAAAGGGTTCGAGATTTTTTTCTTATAAGCCATTGCGAGGCGAACTGCCCCAAAGCATAAAGCGCATAAATAACTAAAGCACAAATTAATACAATGACAGGAGCCATTAGTAGTTTAGAAGCTTGAGCCATGGTTATTTCTAAAAATTGTATATTCACGTTTTTGTATCCTCATTAATTTCAGCGAAAAGAAGTTTACATTCTGAAAATCAATAACACAAGGAATACTAATGATAACTATTATCATTTGTGTTTACATATTATTTTTTTTTATGTAAAGTAAAAATAGATTGATTAGAAGCCAATGATAATTGGAATAAATTAAAGCCCAAACAATGCCAAGCCGCTGATGTTATTAATGGTTAAACATTCCCCCCAGTATGTTTTCATTAGTAAGCGGTAGGCATTACTTTTAGATTAGGAAATAAAAATGTGGATGAAAAAACGCACTATTTTAGCAAGTGCTATATTATCAGCGTTGGTAATGCCAACAATATCACTCGCTAATAATATTGAAGATAATACGGTTAATACAGACTTTGAAGTGATAGTTGTTAGTGGTACTAAAACCGAAAAACCGTTAAGAGATGTTGCTGGAAGTATTTCTGTGATCACCCAGGAAGATCTTGAAAAGCAAGTAACCACAGACATGAACCAATTATTTAAATATGACCCTAGTATTCAAATAAGTGGTAATACTGGCGATGCACAAAACTTTGTTGTTCGTGGTATGGGGGGTGATCGCATTTTAATGATCAAAGATGGTATGAGAATGAACGAGGGCTATGGTGCAGATGGCTTAAATGATATTGTTGGCCGTGGCTTTATTGAAACCGACATATTAAAGCAAGTAGAGGTAGCAAAAGGGGCAGCATCATCGCTGTACGGCTCAGATGCTCTAGGTGGTATTGTTGTTTTTTCCACTAAATCTGCATCAGATTATTTAGTTGATGGTGAAAAATTTGCAGGTAAGATAAAGCTTGGTTATAGCGAGCAAGGTAAGCAACAGTCTATTGGCACAACACTCGCGTTAGCCACTGGAGATATTGAGCATTTAGTCAATATTGCCATGAGAGATGGTGAAGAATCGCAAAACTTTGATGAAACAAAACCTGAGCTTGATATTGACTCAACCAGTTATTTTTATAACGCGAAATACACTATTAATGCAAACGACTTCTTTAGCTTTTCTGCTGATATATGGGATCAGGAAGTTGTCGGTAATACTGCTTATGGCTTATTAGATTATTTCAGAACGCTTGATGGATACGATATTGTTAAAGAATCGAGCACAGGTGACAAAAAAAATAAATCGTTTCAACTACGTTATCATTCAGAAAGTGCAACCCCATTTTATGACCAGTTAAACATATCGATATATCAGAATAAAACCACTCAGGAAAATGTTGAATATGGCCAATTAGATATTAATGCAAACTTTGGTTTTCCCGTAATTGAGCTAAGAGATATGTGGAAAACGTCAGTTTACCAACAAGAAACGCAAGGTTTTCTTTCTAATGCGAGCTTAAACATTAACACTACACATACCTTAGGTTATGGACTTGATATAGAAAAGTCTGAATCAAAGCGAACTGAAGTTAAATTATATGCGGTTGAAGGTACACCTAAAAATGGTTATCCACAAACTGCTGATAAATTTCCTAAAACAGAAGTATCTCGTGCCGGTTTTTATGTTAACGACGAGATAACCTTATTAAATGGGCAATTAACTGTTACACCTGGCGCGCGCTTTGATACCTACGATATGGACCCGAACAACGCTACTAAAGAAAATGGTGAAGCTTACAAAAAGTTTGATCAGAATAACCTCTCATTTAACTTAGGTGCGTTATATAGAATAAATGATAGCGTTGCACTTTTTGCACAATACGGACAAGGCTTTAAGGTGCCCGCTTATGATTTAGCCTATATTGACCATGATAATTCTATTTATGGTTATAAAATTGTACCTAGCGATGACTTGTCGCCAGAAGAAAGCGATGCTTATGAAATTGGACTGAGAGGGCAAGTTAGTAACTTTTTCTTTAGTGCGGCTATTTATTACAACGAATACGAAAAGTTTTTATCAACAGCATTAATTGATATTGAAACTAGCACTAACCCTTATTCAGGAGAAGAAGCGCAAGTATTAGTGTATCAGTATCAGAATATTGATTCAGTAACCACAAAAGGGATTGAAGTTGCGGGTCGTTATTATTTAAATGATATTTTCTCAATATTTGCCAACGCAGCGTATCAAGATGGTAAAAATGATGAAACTGACGAATATATCACAAGCATTACACCACTCTCTGGTGTTGCTGGCGTTGCCTTTGAGCAAGAGGATTTATCTGCTGAACTTATTGTTAACTGGGCAAAAAGAATGGACAAAGTTAATGTTAACAATATTGAAGTTGCAGGCTATGGCACGCTAGATCTTTTAATGAGTTATGAACTAAATGATGATTTAAAATTCAATGTAGCAGCCAATAATTTAACCAATAAAAAGTTTGTTCGTTATATTAATGGAGCAGGTCATGCGAGTAATGCAAGCTTAGATAATATCACTGAAGCGGGCCGAACTATTTCAGCTAATATACACTATAGCTTTTAAACCAATCCCAAATTAATTGTGTTTTAGCATAACGACTTTCAGTAGATGAAAGTCGTTTTTTTATTTAGAGCGTGAACGAATTACAAAATTTGATATATACTCTAGTATGATAAGCTAAAATTGTACTATTATATTATAATCAAGGTTAGGTCTAAGGAACTTTTTTGTCTGAAATTCAACTTTACTGGCTAAATTTAACTAGGCTTTGTCGCCTACTAAAAGCGAATGGTTTTCAGCTCGTTTTCAGCATGTTTTTATTCTTAACAATAGCATCACCCGTCTCTGCAGCAGATAAGCCACTGGTCAATATATTTAGTATAGAAAGATTTTCTAAAGTACAAAATGTTAAGGTTAAAGAGAATAATACTGAATCTAAAACCTTTGAATTAGTCAAACAACATTTAGCTAATTTTGACTTTGCCTATAAAACGTCAAGTTTTGATCATGCCTTAAATTATATGGATAATTATCCAAATACCTGTATTCGAAATATCATTAAAAGCCCTGAACGTGAAAAACGTCTTATCTATAGTCAACCTCAGACATTGTATTTAGGTGCGCGTCTGTATTTAAGCCCTAATGCGACTCAATCTATTAATGAGGATACTAGTGATATTGACTTAGTTCAGTTTTTTAAAAAACACCCTGAATTTGTTCTAGGAATAGAAGGTCAGCGCTCATTTGGTGGTGAAATTGATCGTGAAGTAAAGTTGATACCTGATAAAAATAAATATTTAATTGAGGGTAGCTCTAAAGGCACTGTATTAATTGCTATGTTGTTTAGTAGTAAGATAGACGCAATTATTCAATATCCAACATCTATTCATCATGCGGGAGAATCACTGTCTGCAGAACCTGTCAGCAGCTATGGTATTAATGTTGGGAAGCCATACATAATCAGTTACCTTGTTTGTGGTAAAACAGAACAAGGACAGCAAATAATTAATGAGTATAATAAAGCGCTGTCAAAAGCTTACAACTACCCCTCATACTTTGATGCTCATATAGGCTGGGTTCAACCTTCCAATATAGCGTTGTTTAAGCGACTTTTTAATCAGGTATTTATTAACACCAGTTATTAACATCAATTCATTTTTGTTAAATGATAAAATTAGTCATTTAACATTAATTAGTCTATAATCGCGCCCAAATTTTTACCGAATTATTAATTCATTATCTAAAAGGGCTTATCATGGCTATCGAACGTACTTTTTCTATCGTAAAACCAGACGCAGTTGCAAAAAATGTAATTGGTCAAATTTATAACCGTTTTGAAACAGCGGGCTTAAAAATTGTTGCTTCAAAAATGGTTCATTTATCAAAAGAGAAAGCAGAAGGCTTTTATGCTGAGCATAGCGAACGCCCATTCTTTGGTGCTTTAGTTGAATTTATGACTTCAGGCCCAGTAATGGTTCAAGTACTAGAAGGTGAAAACGCTGTACTTAAAAACCGTGAAATTATGGGTGCAACTAACCCAAGCGATGCTTTAGCAGGTACATTACGTGCTGATTACGCTGATTCAATTGATGAAAACGCTTGTCACGGTTCAGATGCTTTAGAGTCTGCAGCTCGTGAAATTGCTTATTTTTTCTCTGATGACGAAATTTGCCCACGCACTCGTTAATTAAGTTCAACCTTCACCGAAATTTGAAGGTTGTTGTTAAAATGAGATCGAAAGGATTTTGCTGGCTAACAGTAAAATCCTTTTGTTATTTCTATCGCATTATTTAGCAAAGCATAATGTTTTCGTTGTTAAGAGAATATTACGCTTTATTATTTAGAAGAACTTTATTTAGCCAAAATTGTGACACGTGAACAAAAAGTGTACAATTTGGCCCTTTGAATCTGCTCTACTGGAAATTTTTCATGACTGACGTTGTAACCACGGTAACCCCTGAAACGATTAAAAAAGTTAACCTACTTAACTTAGACCATCAAATGATGCGTGAATATTTTGCGTCTATCGGTGAAAAGCCGTTTCGTGCCGATCAAATAATGAAGTGGATATATCACTTTGGTTATGACGACTTCGAGCAAATGACAAATATTAATAAAGCGTTGCGTGAAAAGCTGCAGCGTAATACTGAAATTAAAGCGCCCGAAATTGCTGAAAAACAAGTATCGAAAGATGGCACAATCAAGTATGCATTAAAGCTTGAAGGTGGACAGGAAGTTGAAACAGTATGGATCCCTGAAAATGATCGCGCAACGTTATGTGTTTCTTCACAAGTTGGCTGTGCGCTGGAATGTACTTTCTGTGCTACTGCTCAACAAGGGTTTAATCGTAACTTATCAATGAGCGAAATAATTGGTCAGGTGTGGCGTGTTGCAAATGACATTGGCGCAACCCGTATTGCAGGCAAACGTCCAATCACTAATATTGTGATGATGGGGATGGGTGAACCACTTTTAAACATGAAAAACTTGATCCCAGCCCTTGATACTATGTTGAACGACTTAGGCTACGGCCTTTCTAAACGACGTGTTACTGTCAGCACTTCAGGTGTTGTACCTGCGTTAGATATGTTAAAAGAAAAAATTGATTGTGCTTTAGCTATTTCGATACACGCACCTAATAATAAACTACGAGACGTACTAGTACCGATTAATAAAAAGTACCCCTTGGAAGAGTTTTTAGCGGCAGCCGGTCGATACATTGATGGTTCAAAAGCGAATAAACAAGCAACAATTGAATATGTTATGCTAGATCATGTTAATGATAGTACTGAGCAAGCACATGAGCTAGCGCTGGCGTTAAAAGATTTACCAAGTAAAATCAATTTAATTCCGTTTAATCCGTATCCAGGCTCGCCTTACAAACGTTCAAGTAATTCTCGTATTGATAGGTTTGATAAAGTGCTGCAAAGTTATGGGCTTACTGTAATAACTCGTCGCACAAGAGGCGATGATATTGATGCAGCATGTGGTCAATTAGCTGGTGATGTGCTTGATCGTACTAAGCGTACTGCAAGTATTGCAGAAAAAAAACAAGTGAATGCTGACAATATATCAGTAAAAATAGTAGGATAGCTAAAATTATAATAAGTGACGCCTGCGCAACATGGTAAATTTGAATAAAATTGTATTAAGTCTTCTGTGCCTGAATTTTGTTACTGGCTGTGTAACTCAACGCTTTGACGGCGCTGACAGTAAGCCTATGGTGCAAAATGAGTCGACTAATAATGAAATAGCGATGACGCGAATTTCTTTAGGTTTAGGTTATTTAAAAATGGGTAACACAACCCAAGCTAAGTTGAACCTAGAAAAAGCGAAACGCTTTTCTCCAAATTTAGTACAAGTTTATACTGCTTTTGCTCACTATTACGATACTGTTTCAGAACCAGAGCTTGCTATTGAGTCTTATGAAAAGGCACTTTCGATTCAAAGTGATGATGCAGATACTTTAAATAACTACGGTGCATTTTTATGCAAGCACGAGCAATATGAAGCATCTGAAAAACAATTTTTAAAGGCTATTGCTGTACCAAGTTACTTATTAGTTTCACAAAGCTATCAAAACTTGGCTATCTGTCAATTAAAAGCAAAGCAATTTGAACAAGCTGAAGCGTATTTAGAAAAAGCAATCTTACACAGTCCAAGTAACGCTAGAGTGTTATTGCAAATGGTACGACTGCAGTATGCAAAGGGAGATTATAAAAGCGCGCAAACGTTTTTTCAGCGTTATGAAAAGTCGACCAGACGTTTTACTCCTGATGCGCTAGCATTAGCGTTTAAAGTGTTTGAAAAACAACACAATCGCAGCACCGCAAAAAACTACGCCAGTATGTTAGTAAAAATGTTTCCAGCATCTTATGAAGCTAAGCAATACTTAACTAATGGCCTCACTACTAT is a genomic window containing:
- the pilW gene encoding type IV pilus biogenesis/stability protein PilW, with translation MNKIVLSLLCLNFVTGCVTQRFDGADSKPMVQNESTNNEIAMTRISLGLGYLKMGNTTQAKLNLEKAKRFSPNLVQVYTAFAHYYDTVSEPELAIESYEKALSIQSDDADTLNNYGAFLCKHEQYEASEKQFLKAIAVPSYLLVSQSYQNLAICQLKAKQFEQAEAYLEKAILHSPSNARVLLQMVRLQYAKGDYKSAQTFFQRYEKSTRRFTPDALALAFKVFEKQHNRSTAKNYASMLVKMFPASYEAKQYLTNGLTTIEADQLAAEYLLASTENNKPKKRVVVLSPKKPNKVKTSIALVDKEKTASHSEVTEKAAANIQLTQAETKAVEENTQLDKQKKEVVSSAVVAITASDNAVENRKKHNNDQRMLTIPIHVVQKGESLFSISKKYNIHMKAIERWNKISRKSVLSLGQVLYIANPNKAVKSQEN